The Conger conger chromosome 11, fConCon1.1, whole genome shotgun sequence genome includes the window ACAGCATCTTAAAAAAACTAGCTACACTAAAGTACAAGATAAAATAGCTCTTCTCAGAAGATCGGAGTAAAATAAAGAATGCTCTTTCATAGACTGGGGATGGTGCTGggtaaataatgtgttttttctgaGTCAGTCTAGCACAGCAAATACATTCTCCTATACCCATCCTTCATTTAAGTACCATTACAACCACCTTTGTTAAAAGTTAGTGGTATACctgaaatatttcaattttaAAGCACTTTCTGGAGTTTTAAAACAGTATTTCAGTTATAGTGTATTGTTTTGGTCCAGGCAGTTTGAGTGTGCTTTGAaggatattttatatatttactgaTGTTTCTGATGACCAGCTGGTTTACAATAACTGGTATGGGGGCTTAAATGGTTCATAgtctgaagaaagaaaaaacacttcACATAACTCCAAGACAGTTTGTACAGCGGAGTTATGCCTCCAGACATTTTACGTGTGCATGCTACCTGATAATTCTGGACTTTCTTAAAAATGATTTTAGATTGGCACATGCATCCTGAGATCACTACAGTGAAGGAAACTGTGGCACAGCTTCCAAAAGCAACATATGTGACTGCTTGGGAGCAAATAACTTTTGCCACTTGAGGGGGAAACAAGTACCAGTACGACTTAAAAAATtgatatttacattcataattGTGTATACACGCTAAAAATCAAATATTCATAGGTACAATGTCTGTAACATTGCTGTACAAGCTTTTTGGAGTGACATTTTTCTCGCCGAATGCTCCCATATCCACCACTGTTAATGTCAGCTGCTCTTTTTATATGTGCTGgaaatatccttcattgcacaAAAACCGTCCGCGCCAATCTAAGCCaatcaaacacatacactaaaattgaaataatttcaaaaaaccccacacagagaacTATCGCTATAGCTGACACTGCTCTCCCAAAGCTAGCTAGGCCCAATCGCTTCATCGAGCAGGTCTGCAGTACTACAACTCGCCACAAGGGAGTGAATATGCTCAAAAGCTGGAACCCTGCAGAGCTTAGCCAGTAAGCCTCTGCTTATGGTGTGGTCACGTTCAGTGGGAATGGCACAACAGGAAGCTGATGCCAGAGTGACAGCAGCGCAGAGGGAATTCTGCAGTGGGAATTCTGCAGCGGGAATTCTGCAGTGGGAACGCTGGGGGTTTTCCAGCTCAAACCCGTCTACACGTCGGTGGTGCGGATGCCGTCGTCGTCCATGTTGAACGGGAAGATCTTGTCGCTGGGCGGCTGCGGTTGGGACCGGTGACGCCTGCGGCCAGCGCCCCCGTCCCCCGCCTCCTCCGCACCGCCGGTCAGGCTGGGCAAGGAGCTGAACTGGCCCTCCCcgccctcctccagctcctgcagcCCCGCCCCGGCGGCGGGCACCGGGGTCCACGGCTGCCACGACGGGGCGACGGAGCACGACTTGGCCAGCAGGGTCTTCCTCTGCTCGGCGCCCGCCTGCCGACCTCGCGCCTCAGAGGCCGACTGCCTGTTGCCGTAGCGATACAGGGAGGAGGAGCGCACGAACGCGGAGTCCTGGGGGTCGGGGCACAGAGTGACAGGAGCTGTACACGCACATTCTGATGCACACAGGAGCGGCCATTATTAACACTGAAGTACACGGCGATTACTCGTAGCGTAAGCGGTGTCCACCAGATTTCTCTTAAATGGCACTTTGACTTTGACGCTCATCTCATGTTGTGTTTTACAAAAGGAAAAGGGGGCATAttttaggtttttgtttttgaggacATTGCCAGAAGTTCTTTTTGTGAGAATTTCCACAGACATGGACTCCACAATATATAGTATTTATTGAGATAGGTGACAAGACTTCTTTCACACATGAATACGCAACGACTCTCCTGGACTAGCACTTTACCTTCATCGGGCCCCGGAGAACCTGAACTTTCCCGGAGATGGCCTTGATCCAGCCCTGCATATCGCCTGGAGTGTCGGTCTGCAACACAACAGCACTGCTTTCAGACCAAACGCCAAAGAGAGAGCATTAACCCACCCTCCTTTCAGCCCCACGAGCCCGGCGTTAATAACTCCTGCCAACATACAAAGACCAGGAGTCCAAATGAACACAACAAGTCTTCCTAGAGGACACACTGGAATTAGTTGGGTGGTGCGAGAcacaaattatttgaatgtcaattttttttttttgggactgAAAATTCTAGTGAACTTTTCTTTCAGCTGGGTGGATGCCACCCACACTGCAGTACACCTTTGACATCTAGATGGCGATATTGGATTAAGAAGGCTTTTTCAGAGATTAAAATACATGCTTAATTTTGCAATaataaagaatatttttttaatagaattCCAAACACCCTGaaacctgaaataaataaaaattcaaaataaaaataaaaatatatattaataaactATTGCTTCACCTATGGGTGAAGAactgaatgaactgaaatacacaaaaacatatatttgaGAAGTCACTGAGGGACATTCCCgaaaacaattaattaattaaataccgTAATTAAAAGTAATATCCCGAAAATACTCCCCACAAATACACGCCGCGtacgaaaaataaataaaaaaagacataatCTCAGAATGCGGTGTGCCTCAGCAGCGGAACTGAAACGCACGCGGCGCCTGGCGCTTCCACCGTCCGGTCCCTTATCAGAGACCTGCACCGCAGGCCTACAGCCCGTGCGCCAAAACCCCGTCTCCCTGCGTTCCCAGCGgcattctccggatgttgtgttttttctgttacttttaaaattctcagagaaaaacaaaacgtccgttttctgaaaaaaaaaaaaaaaaaaaaaaaaaaaaaggtaattaaGTGCGCACGTGGGCGATGAAGCGCATTGAGAAAAATAAACGGCCCCGGCGCTGTAAACACAGATGGAGGAAGGCTCTTTCCACGTAAACAGGGTCTGGAGGACGTCGCCATTTACTTTCTCAATGGCCCCCAGTGTAAACACAGGTGTGGGGCGGAGAGCACGCCTCAGTAGAGGAACAGCATGACTGCTCAAGATGAACAGAACATGTCCCCCCCCGGGGGGCCCCCAGACACTTATTCATAACGTCTCAACAGACCGCGCCTCCCGATTCAAAAACACGCCCGCCATGTTGTCCCTTCTGCAAGTTCAGAAACCACCTAAATTTATCTTATTCATAACGTCTCAACAGACCACGCCTCCCGATTCAAAAACACGCCCGCCATGTTTTTCCTTCTGCAAGTTCAGAAATCGccaaaattaatttcataaacTTCATAACTTGATTAACTGTGGGGCAGCCTATaacctagtggataaggtaaatGACCGAAGGTCAGGACCtgttgtagccacgataagatccgtgcaactgttggacccttgagcaaggcccctaaccccatttctccaggggaggattgtcccctgctaatCAAAtctagtctaattaactgtaaatcactttggataaaaagcattgGCCaaacaactgtaatgtaactgttaaCCTGCATAACTAAGATTGATTTGTAGGTCAAAGTTACGGACAAATATTGATATTGAATCGATCCAGCTACTCTTTTATTGGACTTGAAACACCTCCATTGGGCAACATCTGCAGTACAGCACTCGTGGTTGCTACAGGTAGTCAGGCCTCTATAAAGACTCTCTCACAATCCATCATGGCTTCCTGTGAATTCTGTTACTGTTCACCCGTTGCAGttgtgaatcttttttttttttttttttttctgttgtttttcatcATTATTGGGACATGACTATAACAGGCTTGTTACTCAAGTATTCCAGTACAGGAAAGGAGTGGACATGGAGCACAAAAACTATTTATGAAAAAGATATACAACTCCAAAGGTTTTACAGTTAAGCATTTCCTAAACATGTTTCTTATGCAAGAGGTACTTTCTCTTTCAGAATAATGACAAGTAAGACGCAACAAATCCTTCCTAAATGGAAAATCCAATGTCTGTTGGATTCCAATATAGTTGCTTCATTCTTGGGAGTTTTTTTATGTTAAGATCAAACTTGTCATCAGATGTAGTGTGCTTAAGCTGAATATGTAGAATGCATTAAATGCCAGTTTCCCTCAGTTTAATACGAAGATTGCATGTAGCCATGCCATCTTTTTAAAGACAGCCTTTGCAACTGAGTCACAGTTTCCAGCCCTTGGAGGGCACGGACTAAACAAGGCTACATTCAGGGGTAAGCCATTCTGTTGAGCCTCCTCCTGGAACTAGTGATCTCAACTGTTGAACATATGGCATCAGGACAAGAAGTGATTATACATTCTGAAGCAAGTGGCTCACCTGTATGTAGAAGACTCGAGAGCTGGTGATGATCTCAAACAGGTTGTCCCTCATTAGTAAGTCCCTAAAAGGACCCCAGAGACTCAGTGTTAAGTAACTGACTGTTTGTATCCAATGCACAATGGAACTGAACTCAGGAGAGACTGCAGGTTGAATTGTTAGAATGTCAGATTTTTTCAGAGCTAAAGGtgaattaaaaagtaaaagttaAAAATGACTGCTTACCCCGATTTGACCAGGCATTCATGGACCTTCTGTATGTCTTTGAGCAAGATGGCTCTAAGAGGCTCCTTGTCCTGTAGACATCACACACATTATTTCACCTGTTCATATTATCCCACAAATCACACAAAGTAATAATTAACGTTTCTCACTCCACTCATTAAACTTAAACAACTTCCATCCTAGGCTACGCTCATCAGTGAAAAGTCAAGCAACAAATATCCATTATCTACAATTCCCCATTTTCCGATATCATATTTCAAATTCCACATAGACCGCGAAGATCAACGCTGAAAAATGAAAGCACGAACACAATCAAGCTCTTGTCATGTTTTAAGAGGGAGTGGGGGTGTAGTGTGCGCAGGGGaaaattccctttttaacacaaataagatgatgaaacagatccagtaaaaacacaacaatagctattcttctatttaactttcgtatttatttgcaaagaaatgacagaaagtgagaaagcttaccggctttctgatttgaatcagacctagtaagactcttatacacacttttcctgaaggggggggctttaccaaaacaaaaatacatgaagctgtccacgaacatttatcagtattttgtcttctgaataccccttgttgaccttgctgtaagaccagaacgtgctagctgagaagcagagacattaaggtgaaaggctgtcagagaaaagactcatagtaagcagagacagagagacagagacagagaaacagagaaagactcatagtaagcacttaattcagaaagtggtctaatagtaataaggattatcactaaaaggttatttgtaatcatgtgattgtctttatgttaacacacattgtcaattaagaatcaattaagaaaattacccttacaagtGTCGCTAAAGACACACAGCCATGACGCTGCCTCCTCTTGCTGCCACAGACCTGCTTTTGAGCCCGCTGactgcaggagagcagtcagacAGCATGGCCGGGTAAATGTGTGTAAGAATCGCGGCGCTGAGCTAAGGACGGCGTAAACCCTGTGTAAACCCTGTGTAAACGCAACTGCCGTGCACTGCAGACGTGAGCAAAAGAGAAGGCCACATCTCTCGGGAGTCCGCACGGATGGAGGCTCCTTGGCAACGCCGTATTTGTCGTTGTCGCTCGAGACCCTCAGCAGATGTCAAAACCACAATTTGAATGCAGAGGCTTTGGCCCAAGCAGCCCCCTCAACCCAGCGCCGTTTCAACAAAACAGATGCAGGAAGTGCAACACAAAACAGCAGTCAGCCCCAAAAGCAGGCCAGGGGACAGGTTCCACTAAAACGTGGTTTACAAGCCAACACAAGATGGCCGCATTTGCACTGTGCACTGGAGCGGAGCACAGCGACACAGGTGAGCTTTCCGTCTCCGCCGTCACCAGAGGCAGGTAGTTACCTGCGTGAATTACGAGGGGATCGCAAGACTGCGCGATAAGCCATCTCACCGTTTCACATTTGTAGTAACTGACGGAATTGTCATCGAGAGTGAAGAACCGCCTCTTCCAGTTTTTCCTCTGAAAGTCAAACCAAGCACTACTATTACAGTCTGCTTACAGTGAATTAAGGGCACAATGTAAGTGAGCATTGGACTCAAACGGATTACTTTACAATGACAAAGCGCAGTAGCGTCCTGTCTGAGGTGACAGTAGGTACTGCCACCTTCCTTAATCACTACATTGTTTAAGCATGAAATGGTCCAGAAATGGCACTTAATCATaagtaatataatatatttccaGGTTGAGGTTGAGGCCTGAGAGGTGCTTGGGATTGGTCAGCCATGTCGTCCTTTAGTAAACGGGCGGGTAAAGGTGTGAAAACTCACCACGTTTCCCTGTTTGACGCAGTAACCACAGCGTGCCACGCCTGGCCGAATGCCCACTGAGGTACTGGGCTGTCTCCGGATACCAGCGTGAGAGCCAGGCTCTgccacctccatctcctccccATCATTCTGCAGAGAGGcccacatgaacacaaacagatgCATAAAGGCACACACATTGAGAGATGCACCAacaccacacatgcacgtgcacacgcacacacgcacgtgcacacgcgcacgtgcacacgcacatacacgtacacacacaggcgcacacatgcacacgcacacatgaacctgcacacgcgcacacacacatgtacacgtgcacacgcacgtacacgcgcagatgcacacatgcgcacacacacacaaacgtacacacacacacgcaagggcacacgcacagacacacgcatgcacaaacacgcacgcacacacacacatgcacgtacacacgcagatgcacactctcacacacacacacacacacaacactgagtaCTTCAAAGCCTTGAGTGGGCTGAACGCCAGCCACCACAGATAAGAGAAGCCCTGCTGTTCAGGCGACATGCTTGCTGTAATTCATTGCACTCCTTTGAGGTTTGGATTATAAATTCTATTTTCAAGAATTTTCCAGAACCTTCCTCAGCCTTCTTCATGCCTGAAGCTCATCTGTGACTCAGGTAGGTCAGGTAGGGGAAAATACCCTACTTTTACATCAGTTATCTATGGACCATCTTGTACACCACACTTACACagtgattttctggattaaaacacacaaacacatttgtctTGCTTGCACTAAGCCGAGAAACTCTGGTGCGTTACTGCGGCAGGAAATGTAAACAGGACAAAATGTTAAAAAGCACAAGATAAGCAAGTAGAGTTTGCAGAACTGTTCAGAGCAGTCAATGAGACCCTTTCACAGGCTGTAAAGCTGCAGCTCTGGGCGGACCCTGGTTATGCAGAGAGCACAGATGTGGTCGCCAGGAAGTGACACCAAACCTGAGAAACTGCAGGGTACTGACAGCTCAGCGGCAGGTGTGCCGGGACTGCAGTGCTGTGGCCTGATCGGCACACTAAACCAGATTCCAGATTTTTATCTTCAGACCGCAGCATTAGGTGGCCCAGACCCACCCAATTTCCCCATCCATCTCattcggtctctctctctctctcattctgtctctcatcctgtctgtctgtctgtctctctctctctctctctcattctgtctctctctcattttgtctctcattctggctctctctcattctctctcattctgtctctctcattctctctcattctctcattctgtttctctctctctaattatgtttctctctctcattctgtctctctttctctcattctgtctctctcattccgTCACtcattctgtttctctctcacacactttcttcCTTGCTCGCTTTCCTTCTCCAGTAAATTAGTACCTCGGCATGtcttcagaattttttttcagttatcTCGCCAGGTTCAAAAGGTGCAGAATTTCAGGGGCTAAACCCAGCCTTCAAAGGATTCTAAGAAAGTTAATGGTAATTCACACACCCATAcgactgcaaaaaaaatatgaacctGACATTGCCTGGTGGGTATTTTTGAAAGGCTTAACCAAATATTAATGATTTCTTATTATGGACTGTAAAATGTACAGACAGCTTCACTATAACCCACAAGACCAAATGATGAGTATAGGTGGGCTCAATGGCCTGTTTTCATAATTCTTCTTTATATTTTCTTGGGTCCTTATCCCTGAGGGAGAGAGCTGGGTGTGATGTCATACACACACGGGCTAGCCCACTGTACCTGGTGAATAGGGGTGTGTACAACCACCCCCCCAATAATCTCAGTCTTGTAGGCCTGCTGCTTCTTCCCCGGGGCTTCCGATGTCACCTTGGTGATTTCGGTGTTCTGCTGGACGTTGCTTACTTTCGGAACCTGCGAAAGCAAAGCAAGCCAAAATAAGCTGTGCAGTACCACACGGTAGCCAACTGCTCAGTACATCCAAAAATCATCGCAGAGCATATTTCACACGTTAGCCTAGCCCTAAGGGGCATGACAAGAATACGACGAAGAGTTGAGAATATTATGAATATCAAGGAGAAAGTCTACAGTTCAGCCTGGCCTCCAGGAACCTTCCAATAAGGGGAAGTACAAGACGGTGCACACAGCAGCACTTCCTGTCTCACACAGCAGCACAACAGTGCTGTTCGCCTCAAGAAATACAGGCTTAACCAACTCCTTTGTTTTATAATGAATACTAATATGTTGTAAACGGTTTTGTCATTGGTCAGCCACCATGAGCCAATCAAGCCAAATTTCACAAACGAAAAGCAGCTACCACATACAATCTACATCACCTAAAATCTAAAGTATCCACAATCTACAACAACGACAATTTAAACCATCCACAATCTACAACACCTACAATCTACATTACCTACACCATGTACGATCTAAATGATCTACAAGTTGTGCAGAATGCCCAAATAACATGTGacatcaacacaacacaggctCGTCCCGGGTAAGGCACATTTGCAGATCGAATCCCACCCGCGCCAACGGCGACTGTAGCGGCCGGTAGAGACACGCAAGGCCAGGCATGAGTGGCAGTGGCGTCGCCCCGGGTTACAGAAAGTTCAAGTGTAACGTCACGGCAAACGCCGGCAACATTACATCGAGAACCGACAACCAACTGCTGCATGGTCGACACACAGCTGTAAATGGCCGCAGAATAATCATTTCTGTAGTCGAGGGCTGAACCGAGTCCCGCCCACCACACATGCTCACTGAGGCCCCAGCGAAGGGCGTCTGACGCGGGGTGGAGGCGGGCGCGGCCGTGTGAGCAGCACTGGCTGCAGGATGCAAAGTGCAGCGCTGACATCACTGTGGTTTCGTGTGGGACACACGCCTCGTGACCTCTCGCAGCCCGGAGCTAACCGCTAACCAGTGGTAGCAGCAGCATCTCCTGAAGGGAGAGGTACATCTTCACACAACCTGATTATATAATTTCTTCACACCAGAACAGGGGcaggcagaggggggggggcatttgtGAGATGGAGCCATTTTGGCACAATTggacaaaacataaataaatgaataaaagattCTGACCAAATAGCTGACAAAAATCAGAGGAATATTCCAGGTATATTAGTACTCCATTAAGAAGAAGTATTTAGGGGaagtgggtcagtgtgttaaTGCGCAGCCCGATGTCGTTAAACAGTCATTTACTCTGCTGCAAACCACCACCTTTAAAGCTTCCTCAAATGACAAGGTGCACGGCTGTACGGAAACACAAAAAGGCAATTGGTCTTGTGCCAGGTCAACTGCTACACTGTTACTTAAATACAGATCAATTATCCCCCTACAAACTTGAAGAAACAAGCCACGCACAGATTTATTTTAAGATGATAGAAATCATGTGAGAGAAGGCTGGACTTTTACGAATATTGGTTTAAAGCTTGAAATGAAGTTTACAGATGAAAGCGTCACAGATTGAAGGCATGACTGATCCATGAAATAACCCGCTTTTGACAGCACTCTGACCATTCGCTTCTACTTGCATTTTGTGTTACTGCAAAGGACGGACACCTTTTCCAGAGAATTTCTTCAGCCCCTCTCAAGTTTTCTGAGCTCTGACAAACCACGACAGTTACAGGCCTCTCTTTCTGACACCATAGCGTATGACTATGACATTGACACGTATGAGTTTGgataagggaaaaaaaaacacaggcgTGTGACTTCTCATTTGAGAAAGATTGTACTTCAGTGTTCAACGACTGTGTTGTTACCTCAGGGTAAAGTGAATGCAATATGATTACGGCATCTGGCATGCGCTGCAAATGAACCTTAATATAACAGCTTATGCCAGCCTAAATGCGTTTTGGGGAACTTGCTTGAATAATAGCTCATATGTATGCATGAAATGCAGCACTGGCCATAAACTAAAACAGTGTAGTTCCTCAAGAAGCAGATACCATACAGAGTCTAATGACAAGTGGTGATATTTCAGTGGCTAAAGATGTCCAAATTACGTGGTTATATTTATAGTAGTATGTATAGCCGTAACACTTGCTAAAGTATAATGCTGTACTGTGAGGCAGTGAGGTTCCCACAGTTAGTTCTGTTTGCATATTCAGGTCAAATCCCATTTCTCATGCCGATCAGCTGTTTGTGTCATGGCAGCAGACATGtagaaaaatgtgtcatttcgattagaaatgttttctggcaaaaaaaataaaaaaattaataagtATGCAAAATTGAACCCCACATAAATGTGACGGGCACACATTTATTAAGGAAATATGAAAGCTGGAACGACTGGAGAGGATTAGATCGCAgctatttaaattatattgaaTTATATTTACATGGCCacagtacatttaaaatgtttaaataaggTAATCCATAACTGACTTACAGGAAGTGCATACTGCCTAGCTATTATGCCACATCTATATAATTTGGTTATTTTAGaagattaattaaaaaatgtatacagggtatgttttttaatgaaaagggATTAGGCATTTAAAATGTGGGAATCAGTCCACGGAcactagcccccccccccccccacatgacCACTGCCCTGCGCTGACCCCCTCCCTACACAGGTTCCCTCTAATCCACCAGCGCTCGATTCCCCCTGCAGTCAGGCCAGGCTCCCTgcgatgtcacttcctgtgtgccACGTTCTCAGCACGTGGTGGCAGGCAGTCATGAGCTGCTGCTGGCCATTTCCTCCCCGCGAGGAGGAAGCACCATGCGCTCAACAGACATGCCACTATCGGCCCGCACCTCAGGACACACGGCACCCAACACTATTTATATCCCTTACCACATGAGTGAGCCATCTATCAAACCCGCTATCACATCTATCTAACTCCACACGCTCAGTGCCAACGGTCACCTCTTGCCACACAACGCAGAGCTGATCTGCATATGGATATGCCTTGTGACACTATCATAAGGAATAAATATTGACACATCACATTATTAGTCAACTGCTGTGTCCGGCACGACCTCAAGTTGTGGGTGTGATATATTTTACCCGGCCAGCAAAACAGCTttgtaataataacaacacatcatttcatttcatttgtttttttgtttttttttaagcttcgATTGAGGTTAGAGTGAAGCAGCTTTCATGAATCAAACTTTATAATTTCATCATATTTATCTCTCTACAAAGGAGCAAACACTGCCtccaaaaaaaacatagaaGGATCAAAAGAGGATTAAAATTGTTGGGATAGCACAAACTTTCCAATACCCCAAgatttaaattcaaattaactgcccacatactgtacacagtgaAACAACTAGACCATCACCCCAAGCCAGAGCGCTTACATCGACTAGCCCTCTTAACTGATGATTCAGAGTTAATATCTACAATCAGACAAACAGCACTGATCCAGGACCACACTGTCCACAGGACATTTGGCGACGAACCAAAGCTGGTGACAGTCCAGGATCCTCGGACAGGCTCAGAGAATAAACATTCACAGCCCAGCAACAAAGCCAGTAATCACCCCAGAACTCCCAGTTTGGCCATTACACACGACCTTCGACACACTTGAGCATCAGCTCATCCTGTTCAGACTGTGCACAGAAATAGCCCCTCGGACAGACGACCGCTAATATTAAAGTCATCGCTCCTTTCATGTGTGCAGgcccgtgtgtgtctgcgcaattgtattttatttacctttattttcCGAACATAAAGGAATACGGAAGTCTGCATTTTAagacaatatatttaaatgttataCATCATGGCAGcacagaacataaaaaaaaaaaaaaaggttagcgATGACAAGTTTGACCCAAAGTACATAATTTTATGTGAGAATTTAATTGATATAATGCCAGCAAAGTAAACTGTCTTGTTTAAGTCCTCACATATAAATCATCCAAAAGTCTAAAAATACAGTTCCCTTTTCAGAATTTATTTCTGCCCATTTTAATGAATTTCTATGCCAATACATTGTAAAGTTTGCAGTCTCTATTCCAAGAACTGTCTTGCAACAGGGAAATTCACATCTTCTCTTTAACTGAACTTGTGCCCACTTATATCTTAAGAGGCCTTGTCTGGCCCATATAGCCCAGTCCACAAGCGCAGAGTGAAATACTAATTACATTGCCAGGGTTACGTTGATAACATTATGCATTGTTTAATTTTACCCTCCTTGCCAGGCTGgaaatgagtaaaactataTTACAACTTGAAAAAATACAGACCTCTGCCAAGGCACAACAATCTCTCCTTGCATGAATGCGCACAGCCAATGTACCGGCAATCTGCTTATAAAGAATGTCCTGTTTATGAGCCAGTAAATTAAATGTGTCCTTGACAGAAAAGAATATGTTCCCTAGGTTCACCAAAGAGAGCTGTTAAAGAAGAATCAGTGTAGCTGAACAGCACACCACAAGGAAGCACGCACAAGTTCTGGGAGAAAGTGATAAACACTGTACTGTAGCTTCTTTCATTTGTATGGTGGTaaatttgtattacatttttcttcctgttttattatttaaaaaacctACAAT containing:
- the plekha2 gene encoding pleckstrin homology domain-containing family A member 2 isoform X2: MPYVDRQNRICGFLDIEENENSNKFQRRYFILDTQSNFLLWYMDNPQVPKVSNVQQNTEITKVTSEAPGKKQQAYKTEIIGGVVVHTPIHQNDGEEMEVAEPGSHAGIRRQPSTSVGIRPGVARCGYCVKQGNVRKNWKRRFFTLDDNSVSYYKCETDKEPLRAILLKDIQKVHECLVKSGDLLMRDNLFEIITSSRVFYIQTDTPGDMQGWIKAISGKVQVLRGPMKDSAFVRSSSLYRYGNRQSASEARGRQAGAEQRKTLLAKSCSVAPSWQPWTPVPAAGAGLQELEEGGEGQFSSLPSLTGGAEEAGDGGAGRRRHRSQPQPPSDKIFPFNMDDDGIRTTDV
- the plekha2 gene encoding pleckstrin homology domain-containing family A member 2 isoform X1, producing the protein MPYVDRQNRICGFLDIEENENSNKFQRRYFILDTQSNFLLWYMDNPQNLPSGADSVGSLQLTYISKVGEATVKQKPKAEFCFVINALSRRYFLQANDSVDLKEWVIALNNATKITVPKVSNVQQNTEITKVTSEAPGKKQQAYKTEIIGGVVVHTPIHQNDGEEMEVAEPGSHAGIRRQPSTSVGIRPGVARCGYCVKQGNVRKNWKRRFFTLDDNSVSYYKCETDKEPLRAILLKDIQKVHECLVKSGDLLMRDNLFEIITSSRVFYIQTDTPGDMQGWIKAISGKVQVLRGPMKDSAFVRSSSLYRYGNRQSASEARGRQAGAEQRKTLLAKSCSVAPSWQPWTPVPAAGAGLQELEEGGEGQFSSLPSLTGGAEEAGDGGAGRRRHRSQPQPPSDKIFPFNMDDDGIRTTDV